The Suncus etruscus isolate mSunEtr1 chromosome 14, mSunEtr1.pri.cur, whole genome shotgun sequence genome contains a region encoding:
- the CAPN12 gene encoding calpain-12 has protein sequence MACGSGTVTIQLVEEEPGPEARGPKLFRGQSYEAIRATCLQEGILFRDPYFPACPEALGYDLLGPDSERAKGVEWKRPHEFCDEPHFICEDMSRTDVCQGRLGNCWLLAAAASLTLYPRLLRRVVPQGQGFRHGYAGVFHFQIWQFGRWVDVVVDDRLPVRDGKLVFVRSEQRNEFWAPLLEKAYAKLHGSYEVMQGGHMNEAFVDFTGGIGEVLYLRHDIPGLFPIIRHALSKESLVGATALSNRGEYRTEEGLVKGHAYSVTGTHKVTLGFTKVRLLRLRNPWGRIEWNGAWSDSCPRWDALPPEWREALLVKKEDGEFWMELQDFLKHFNTVQICSLSPDVLGPEPSGGGWHIHTFQGRWVRGFNSGGSQPGADTFWTNPQFRLTLLEPDEEEEDDDEPRGGRVPKCTVLLSLIQRNRRCLRAQGLTYLSVGFHVFQIPEELLQLWDSPRSRSLLQNLLRADRSPFCARRDVSRRCRLPPGHYLVVPSATRTGEEADFTLRIFSERRHTAVEIDDVISADLHALAVPYAPMELGLELLFLELAGEEMEICAPQLQLLLNIALEPVRAHSRGILREIGPRTCELLLRCFGHGDGLALHQFYQLWGHILKWQETFDKFDEDESGTMNSCELRLALNAAGFHLNNQLTQALTSRYRDSRLRVDFERFVCCAAQLTCIFRLCSQHLEGGEGVVCLTHSQWRQVASFS, from the exons ATGGCGTGTGGCAGTGGGACGGTCACCATCCAGCTGGTGGAGGAGGAACCAGGCCCTGAGGCCCGGGGCCCCAAACTCTTTCGGGGTCAGAGCTACGAGGCGATCCGTGCCACCTGCCTGCAGGAAGGGATCCTGTTTCGGGACCCCTACTTCCCGGCCTGCCCAGAAGCACTCGGCTATGACCTGCTCGGCCCAGACTCCGAGAGGGCAAAAGGGGTGGAATGGAAGCGGCCCCAT GAGTTTTGTGATGAACCCCATTTCATCTGTGAGGACATGAGCAGAACAGACGTGTGCCAGGGGAGGCTGG GTAACTGCTGGCTGCTGGCGGCTGCTGCCTCCCTCACGCTGTACCCACGGTTGCTTCGGAGAGTGGTGCCCCAGGGACAGGGCTTCCGGCATGGCTATGCAGGAGTCTTCCATTTCCAG ATCTGGCAGTTTGGCCGCTGGGTGGACGTGGTGGTGGATGACCGGCTGCCAGTGCGGGACGGGAAACTGGTGTTTGTGCGCTCGGAGCAGCGGAACGAGTTCTGGGCCCCCCTTCTGGAGAAGGCCTATGCCAA GTTGCATGGTTCCTACGAAGTGATGCAGGGCGGCCACATGAACGAGGCCTTCGTGGACTTCACGGGCGGCATCGGGGAGGTGCTGTACCTGAGACACGACATCCCCGGCCTCTTCCCCATCATTCGCCATGCTCTCTCCAAGGAGTCCCTGGTGGGCGCCACTGCACTG AGTAATCGGGGCGAGTACCGCACAGAGGAAGGGCTGGTGAAGGGACACGCGTACTCAGTCACAGGCACCCATAAG GTCACCCTGGGCTTCACCAAGGTGAGGCTGCTGAGGCTCCGGAACCCATGGGGCCGCATAGAGTGGAATGGGGCCTGGAGCGACAG CTGCCCACGCTGGGATGCCCTTCCCCCTGAGTGGCGAGAGGCTCTACTGGTAAAGAAGGAGGACGGGGAGTTTTG GATGGAGTTGCAGGACTTCCTCAAACACTTCAACACAGTGCAGATCTGCTCGCTGAGCCCTGATGTGCTGGGCCCAGAGCCTTCAGGGGGTGGCTGGCACATTCACACCTTCCAGGGTCGCTGGGTTCGAGGCTTCAACTCTGGCGGGAGCCAGCCAGGCGCTG ACACCTTCTGGACGAACCCCCAGTTCCGCCTGACTCTGCTGGAGCccgatgaggaggaggaggatgacgATGAGCCCCGGGGGGGCCGCGTGCCCAAGTGCACGGTGCTGCTTTCTCTCATCCAGCGCAACCGTCGCTGCCTGCGCGCCCAGGGCCTCACCTACCTCAGCGTGGGCTTCCATGTGTTCCAG ATCCCAGAAGAG CTGCTGCAGCTCTGGGACTCGCCCCGCAGCCGCTCGCTGCTGCAGAACCTGCTGAGGGCCGACCGCTCGCCCTTCTGTGCCCGCCGCGACGTGAGCCGCCGCTGTCGCCTGCCACCTGGCCACTACCTGGTCGTGCCCAGTGCCACTCGCACAGGCGAGGAGGCCGACTTCACGCTGCGCATCTTCTCCGAGCGCCGTCACACCGCCGT GGAGATCGACGATGTCATCAGCGCGGACCTGCATGCCCTGGCG gTGCCCTATGCTCCCATGGAGCTGGGATTGGAGCTGCTGTTCCTGGAGCTGGCAGGAGAG GAAATGGAAATCTGCGCCCCTCAGCTCCAGCTCTTGCTAAACATCGCCCTGGAGCCTG TCAGGGCGCACAGCCGTGGAATTCTGCGGGAGATCGGCCCCAGGACCTGTGAACTACTGCTTCGCTGTTTCGGG CATGGCGACGGCCTGGCCCTGCACCAATTCTATCAGCTGTGGGGCCACATCCTGAAGTGGCAG GAAACCTTCGACAAGTTTGATGAAGATGAGTCAGGAACCATGAACTCCTGTGAGCTGCGACTGGCACTGAATGCAGCAG GCTTCCATCTGAACAACCAACTGACCCAGGCCCTCACCAGTCGCTATCGGGACAGCCGGCTGCGCGTGGACTTCGAGCGCTTTGTGTGCTGTGCGGCCCAGCTCACCTGCATCTTCC GCCTCTGCAGCCAGCACCTGGAAGGGGGTGAAGGGGTCGTCTGCCTGACCCACAGCCAG TGGAGGCAGGTGGCTTCCTTCTCCTAG